AAGAGTTATATTTCTACTGCTGCCGGATTTGTGACCAAGTCAGGTATATCTAACTCTGCCCTTAATCTTTCTGTTGTTACTAATGATagtgattggataattgattcgggtgctactgatcatatgacttgtgatcctcatatatttactaatttttcctctaattgttctaaaactgttattattaatgccAATGAGGTCTCATCTCCTATTGAAGGTATAGGTATTATATCCCTCTCACCCTCCTTATCGATtcctgatgttttatttgttcctacattaaactgtaatcttatctccgtcagcaagttaaccaaatcacattcttgtgttgCCTTATTTTACCCAACCCATTGTCTTTTTCAGAACATCCATTCCAAGGAGAAGATTGTTAGTGGTAGAGAGAATGAATGActgtattatcttgaaaatgtctcacaatcaaaccataaaaaagGATTGACTTGTCTTGCGAACgatcacatacaagataaaaacaaaaaagaaatttggttgtggcataaacggttgggacatccctcttttggttatttaaaaaaactatttccatcactatttcataaatgcaatatttctgattttttttttgtgaaacttgtgttttggcaaaaaatcatcgtgttgtgtttcctttaagcaataacaaaactaattttcctttttcattaattcacacagATGTTTGGGGCCCTGCCCCGTAATCAAgacataatggaaaaaaatagtttatcagttttgttgatgattgtactcgggtaacctgggtatatttgcttaaatataaaagtgatgtgtgtgatgtggttcgttccttctatcatttgattgttacacaatttaacacatctattAAGGTCATTCGATAAGACAATGGAggagaatattttaagactgaattaatagagttcatgaactctaaaggcatcttgcatcaaactacatgtccttattcaccacaacaaaatgaagTGGCTGAGcggaaaaatagacatatatttatggggtgaggctgtgagctctgccgtttatttaattaatcgaacTCCTTTTAGTGTGCTTAACTTTCGAAGGTCTTTTGATGTGTTGtctgatcattgtatccttcctcccatagtttatttaccacctcatatttttggatgtgttatatatgttcacttacacccacatcaacgtacaaagcttgaagaacgagcgatcaaatgtgtttttgttgggtatggatcaactcaaaaaggttattgtgcttaccatccaccatcaaggaaattttatatttctatggatgtgacttttaatgagcatgaatttttttatgttgattctccacttcagggaggcaatgaaagtgaagtgcataatcatgatgttggtatgtttgattgtgaagataaattattgtgtgaggatcattctgcaggaagtgagccaatcctaaatatggacccttcttttctggataatacagtgtcttctgatcataaccaattggctcaatcttctccacaagttcaacttgactcttcagaggtaccttcggatcctatctctgataatactaatgaaattgatcatggaattgattcttgtcTGCGTGAGACCACCAGCACACCAAACACTGAGTCTactactgttcaatatattcttcCACCTCGTTCTAACTATGGTCAACCTCCAGTTAAATATGAACCAGACCtccaagccaaagttaaatatcccattagtaaatatgtgtcatctcaCAAGTTATCTCagtcatatgcatcatttgtatctcaattatcttcaatttctattcctaATAATGTACAGGAAGCTTTGGCAGATCCTAGATGGACTGAAGCAATGGTTGAGGAGATGGcagctttagaaaaaaacaacacttgggatcttgtgtcCTTACCAAAAGGGAATTGTGGGCTGCAAATGGGTctttacaattaagcataaagctgatggaactattgagaggtataaagcacgacttgtggctaaaggttacactcaaTCTTATGGTGTAGATTACAAAGAGATGTTCGCACCAGTAGCCAAACTCAATACTATGAGAATACTTTTTTCGCTAGCTGCAAACCAAGATTGgcctcttctacaatttgatgtgaaaaacgCTTTCCTACACAgagaaatttcagaagaaatttatatggattctccaccaggcatgactgattcaattggaatgaaggtttgcaaattaaagaaggctctatatggattaaaacaatccccaagagcatggtttggaaggtttaccaagtctatgaaggcttttggctatagaacaagtaactctgatcacaccttattttttaagagaggaaaaggaaaaaatacagctttgattatatatgtagatgacatgatttttacaggaaatgaccaagatgagatttctagtttacaacaataccttgcatctgaatttgagatgaaacaacttggaaatcttaaatattttttaggcattgaagtagctagatcaaaacatggtatttttctatgccaaagaaaatatactattgatttACTATCGAAAACTGGGCTGCTTGGGAGTAAACTAGCTGatacaccaattgaacaaaatcataaactctttcaatgctcaaattcagcaagcatagacagaggaagataccaaagactagtaggaaaattaatttatttgtgccatacacgtccagatatcacctatgcagtgaatgttgttagtcaatttatgcatgacccacggaagcttcatatggatgttgttgaaaggattttgagatatttgaagtccgctcctggaaaaggaattttgttctcaaatcatgaaaacttaaaggtagaagggtacattgatgcagattgggcaggttcaaaagatgatagaagatctacctctggatactttacttttgtaggagggaatcttgtaacttggaggagtaaaaaacaacctgtagtagcaagatctagtgctgaagcagaattcagaggatgacactaggtgtatgtgaacttttgtgaattaaaaatgtgctatcaGATTTGGACTTTACACAAAATGAAGCTATGagtttgtactgtgacaatacttcggctatagcaattgctcacaatcctgtgcaacatgatagaacaaagcatgtggaaattgatagacatttcatcaaagagaagcttgaagctggaataatttcatttccttttgtaagatcagaattgcagttggctgatgttctcaccaaaggagtatcaagaagattgtttaatgagtctctattcaagttgggaatgtgtgatatccatgcaccaacttgagtggggatgttaagatatgccaaatattctattaaaggatattaggcaatcaaatattgtgttagttataatttagatattattataatttgtgcagatttgtgcacctgtcattcctttaatagatgaaggattataggatccttaaatgtatatatatggtactctactctttgaaataatacatcagaattattctttaaaccttttattagttataataaaaaatatataaacaataatacttatttaaaattgtatttagaAATAAACACATTCTTTGTGTTAAATTAACTAGTATTTAGAACTAAGTACTCATTCCTACCTccataatattaaaagtaaaatatagcatctatttaaaagtatttaaattccCACTGCATCCTTAACCCAACCCTCctaaatcaaacaataaaaaaatatatatattatggcAAATTCTCAAAGaattcatttaataattaatggGATAGTatcctattttattataatttataaattaacttttttaaaattaattatatattaatattattttatcttaaaaaaacatttgataattaataaagatgattattaaaaaaatttaaataaaattaacaaaattaaaatatttataataaaattgcatgtcaatatttataatactaaattaattatttaaacatattaaaattaaaatacatttatatttatttgttaaaagtaGCACATTGATATTGTTTCTTATGTATAAGTTTATGCTTTATTATTCTAACCTcccaatttaataatataaaactattaaaataagaCATACATAGATAAGAATTTACAAAGAACTTGAGGTTTTTAGGATAAGAAATCCTATCCTTGACGGGCCAAAGATTATCTATGTTGTtgcttttctctctcaaccaaaAGTTAAATCCCttgaaagatgttctctctaAGCTAACACTGtctaaggtgatcattgcaaaaaagACAACACACAGACAGACAAACACAAAAGCAAGGACAAACtagataaacaaaaatattttgtatatatatatatatatatatacatatatatatatatatatatacatatatatatatatatatatatatatatatatatatatatatatatatatatatatacatatatatatatatatacatatatatatatatatatatatatatacatacatatatatacatacatacatatacatacatacatacatatacatgcatacatacatatacatacatacatatacatacatacatatacatacatacatatacatacatacatacatacatatacatacatatatatatatatacatacatacatacatatatatacatatacatacatacatacatacatacatacatatatatatatatacactaattCAAACATAAACTCAATTCAGTATAATAACAAACCAAACATCTTATACATGTAATAACCTAGACAAGACTCATCTGAATTAGGTATGAATGTCGAACTCTTGGTAGTTTGCGCACTTGTATGGTAAACAGTTGGCCCACCCCAAgcaccacacaaggttagtccatttCAGTTGCCTAGAGCCATTATCAAAGTCTACAGACAAGAACCTCCCGCTACTTTCACCACATGACTCattcctctctacttgagaatggatgatcattagagtTTCAAAACAGACCACCAGTTTAAACCTCcatacattcatacaacaacaacacaaaGTATGACCATGTAACCTCTCcatgaggatcatggaattatgtccatcaaccatactttcaATACATACATAACCTCAAGAATAAAACATTAtgtatttcaattcatattttccACATAATCATATAATATCATAGATACTTCTACACCATTCTAAAAATCAAATCATAGCTCAACGTTAtcataaaacaaagaaagaaataatcAAAACAAGTTCTGACTAGTCACTCAGTGCACCAAACTCGTTGtgcgaaaacaaaaacaatggGTTCTTCTCGCTCACCTCTCGCTCAGCGAGACTTTCACTCAGCTAGAAGTGTTTTGCTTGCTTAGCGGACACTCTCTTGCTCAACGAGACTGCATAATTCTACGACACTGAAATTACAGAATTTGCACCCTCAACCACTCATGACCTATTCTATGCatctttcccaacttctaacactcctagaaTGTATTATACACTCAAATGGACCTAAACAAATGTGTTTAAACCAACATAAACTCATTTTAAAGTTTGATCACATGatttcaatccaaaattaaCCAAAACCTCACTTTATAAACCCAAATTGAATTCTGTTATAGCttatttttaaacaacttaAGGATTCCAACAAGTCCCAATTGACTTACTAACACCCTCCAAAATGATCATTAGACACAGAACCTATAATTTAAATTCTCACTAGTCCAAACCCCCAAAAACTAGTTCTAAACCAAGCTAAACTCTACCTATCAACCACCAAACACTCTTACATCAAATTTCCTTCATTTGAATGCTTAGAGAAGTCACAAAACATCTCATAATATACCAAAAATGCCTCAAACCAGTTTACAAtccttctctcacaatttcacTACCTAAAACCCCTTTTCCCTTCACAACACTACCAAAACTCCTAGATTTTCAACTCTTTATTCCATACACTTTACAACACACATTCAAATTAGTAATGCAACATGTTAACATACAAATTCCAAACCAAAATATCATCCAATATACCTCACATCAACATTTCATCACTAAATACTCAATTACATCcaattaaataagttaaaactAGCACAAACACAAAAATGACACCAAATCAGTTTAATACACATATAAACATCAAATTTATAccacaaacatcaattaaagaaaattctagcttcccttacctcttaaagaCACTGTCTAACTCTAAGAACGCTTCGCCGATTGCAAACGAACAGAGTCCTTAAAACTCTAGATGAATCAAGAACGTGTAGGAGATACATGATTACACATGCAACCGTACAAGATTCCTCTAAAACATATTTGGAAacaaaagaggaaaaaagaGTTGAAACTTACTTGTTCTATTGAAGAAACTGATTGGGTAAAAACGTAGACCTCATTGTCGTGGTCAATCAGGTACCTTTTAATCGTTAAAGAGATGACTCAAgagttagaactcttagagagaataTGGAGAACTGTAGAAAAGTGATTTATAAAGAgatgatacattttaaaataataaaacttgtttataacaaaactatttataataaaaccgtttaatattaaaataatcgagtctcattatttttaaactaccaCCACTTCTAACATACCAGTTTTGTTGGGTTTTACAATTATTATCATTCTCCCTTTCTTAAAaagtagtttattttatatattgaaaaaattaaatgaccaattttggagaaaaaaagCTCAAGTGAATCACGTATTAAAATTACTTGACGGGTCCTATGTTTGTTTTAAGGACTTATTTTTACTTATGTGAGTCTATTATATGACATAttatataaagttatgaaagtattttatgatatatttatatatttcaatgaactcttcaaaataattttcaaataatacttACAACTAGatcaaaatgattttatttattttatttttaattataaaaactttataaataaaaacttacatAGTAGCCTCTTATTCATTAAACAATTAAtcaataaacataaattaaataaagataataaattcttaaattaaCATAAGCATGAAATATTACAAGTCTGGAGTTCTTTTTTGAGTTACCAATCATGGCGAATGTGGCGATTCTTGAGCTCAGTAGAAACTGTGCCAAGACAGTGGAAGAGATagtaaaattagaaagaaagatCTTTCCAAAACACGAATCACTAGCTTCATTCTTTCACGATGAACTGAAAAAGAAGAACAGTGGATTGCTTTATCTTCACGTGGATGGCGAGCTTGCAGGCTACGTCATGTATTCTTGGCCTTCTTCCCTGTACGCCTCCATCACCAAGCTCGCAGGTTCCAACCCCATTCGTTTTCTTGCTTACATCTATCTCATGAAAGGATGGTTGCATTCAGAAACTGAAATTTGGTCTTTCCAATGCTAGTGTTTGTTTCGTTATCAAGAATTCAAGTCATGCCCATAACTTGTTTGATGAAACTTCCCAACTAAATAATCTGAGCCTTTTCTACTACTTATGAAGAAAAAACTATCGTGGTGTCGTATATCACCCGCAGCTAGTGAAAAGTTTTATGAAAATCAGGCTTAAGTGTCCGAATTGAATAACTAGTGTAATGAACTATAAACGTAACCTTGAAGAAAATTAGTCAAAACCATAGAAAAATAGCCAAAAGCTTTGTTGTAATAACCTAATGACAAATGTTTAATATGATGTTATTTagctttttatctttcttaattaagaaataaaaaattatcaacctGAGCTTTTTGCTATTTTCGTTTTGGTTCAAATTGTAGTCCTTTATTTTTAACGAGTATTGCTGAATCTTAAACCTAAGTAGTATGATatgatatgtttaatttaaatctttttgTTATTTGAATATTACTAAAATCCTGTAGCATAGTGTATAGTTATAATGCTATAAGATCATGATATTTTAtgtctttaatattattttatactatttattatgtaattatttttgttgaaacTGTTTATTGGCAATATGGGTTTACATTGCTGGGATTGAATCTTCAACTTTTGGTTATTGGCAATATGGGTTTACACATTTTGGTTTATTAGTGAAGGAGCAATATAGGGGACAAGGCCACGGAGAGACTCTGTTGAAAGCAGCAGTTGAGAAATGCAGGACAAGAAAAGTTTCGCGCATAATGCTTCATGTGGATCCCTTGAGGACTCCTGCAGTGAATCTTTACAAGAAATATGGTTTCCTAGTTGACACTTTGATTCAAGGCTACTACTCCTCAGACAGAGATGCTTATAGAATGTACCGGGACTTTGATTCAAGTTAAAGGAAAAACtgaataaacattttatgtACCATCTACAATTCACTCCAAgtgatttaattaaaagaacaaaatttgtaatgatgatttttatttaagcACTTGTGAAAGACAAAAATTCAATAAAGAGGGGTTCGTGGTTTCACTTGTGTATTCCAACCTGAGAATGAATGTCTATGCTGTGTATTTGTCTGTCCTGTCTGTCCTATTGGAACATGCTCTGTCAATGACTGGTAGCGCAAATGTCTAAAGAAGAAACTTTAGAAATATCGATGATTACAAGAGGAACTGCTCAGAATAATTTTGAAGGGTTtcaaataacatttattttttatttgggtTTTTTCTGATaatgtataaaagaaataagttttaaaatatttttaatttgattattctaGGAAAATAGTAAAAATCAAAATTGTTGCTGCCCAGGATCGAACTGGGGACCTTTAGTGTGTAAGACTAACGTGATAACCACTACACCACAGCAACAACGCGTACGTATATATTAgtgtataatataaataaatatataatatatttttaatttgaagttCTACCAAAAGTAGTAAAACTAAATTGTTGCTGCCCAGGATCGAACTGGGGACCTTTAGTGTGTAAGACTAACGTGATAACCACTACACCACAGCAACTGGTAtactattttttaagaaattatttatatatattataaattataataatgacgTCATAATAGGCTGTAAACCTCATAGCCATAAAGTAATCTAAAGGAAAAACTTATAACCTCCTTGCTCTCTTCGAATCCGTTAAGCGTACGAGCCCTAGATTTCGATCTAGGGTTTCTTTGCGCTCTAGTTCAATTTTCAATTCTGCTTTCATTGGATTCTGGGGGTTAAGTTGTTCTTACATTATTCCATTTCCCACGAATTAGAAATCACAAAGAAAATGGTGAGGGTGTTGAGAAGCTGCATTCAATCCATATTGAAGCTGGTGAACTCGGTGATTGGGATGGCCGGGTTAGCCATGATTCTGTACTCCGCTTGGATGATTAGGGTTTGGCAGAGGGAGATGGGTGACCTCCCCTTTGGTCACGATTCTGATGATTATCCACCTCCATggtaaaatattcatttttttcctccattttttttttctatttatccTTGTATTAATGAATGAGAAAATTTGGATTTCGATTGACCAGTGAAGAtggatttcaatatttttaataatgaaataaaatattaaaaattatgatttgattttatgatattaatgtgtttttattgCTTTTGTACTAAAATGTTGAATGAAAGATAACGTTCTAGGAAACCAAAGGAGTTAATTGTGGAAGAGAGAAATGTTGATTGGGGGAGTCGTTTTTGTCATCATAAAGCTGTTGAATTTTGTGCTCTGTCCACTTGCAAGCTCTTAATGGAATTAAGAGAACCGGGAAATCAATTATGTATTACCCGGACTTTTGGAGCAGGGTTGGGGTTCTGGCTTAggatataaatatattcaagGTGTTAAATTGTGGTCACAATAGCAGTTTTGTTATGATTCTTGATATTGAAGAAAAGTTATTGTAGTTGTAGAAACTTCAAGAACCTTAACGTTAGACACAAACCAGTTTTTAAAACCTTAGATTTGTTCATTGTGAGGAGCACTGGATGGTACAAAAAATTTATGTGATACAAATCTTTTGAacgtgaatatatatatatatatatatatatatatatatatatatatatatatatatatatatatatatatatatatatatatatatatatatatatatatatatatatattttgtgggAATTGCAGGTGGGGGAGGGGATGTTGTCAAACTGATTGCTTATTTTTGTGATCTTTATGGATAGATATACTCAGTATTTCCTGCTAGTTTAATTCCGCTTTACATTATTAAATTTTCTGGTCTGTATGGATAGATTCTGaagacatgtttttttttcttttgaaatcaGGTTCATTTACACGTTTCTTGGCCTTGGAGCGGTGTTCTGTGTAGTAACGTGTTTAGGTCATGTAGCTGCAGAAACTGCTAATGGCTGTTGCCTGTATTTGGTATCCTTTTCTTTTAGTCTACCATTATTTTAGTAACAGATACGGCTCTGATGCTACACATGGATATGgcatttcttaaaatttaggTTGCAAGCATGGGAGTACAAATAACATTTATGtgaaaaattgtatatattgtagcatatcataaaataaactaaaatataaatgcaTCATAAAATTACTCTTACGGTATTTTTGAAGCAATTTCTCTAcatctaaattataatttttttaattttaagtgcTAAATGCATAGTAtggaaaaatgttttaatttaataaaatacgtAAGTTATATTTAAGGTAGCTAgctaacaatttaaataatttttactgctgaaagttttaatttttttcactgAATTTGAGACATACAATTTTAATTGCTGatgttagtttttttatttttatttttattttatttttattttatttatttattgttataatacaatatttaagaTAAGtataatcatttaataatttacGTAAGGGAATGTTCACCGTTCAATGTAGTCATTAATTCCCTCTACCGAATTATTATCACTTAGTTGCACTTTTGGTGACTGTTAAACAACCACTATTATGTTTCAGTGCTGAAACTTTTAGTTTTATGCAGTTAGTTGTGTTCAATAGCAAAGCCATCTCATTAAGTGGTCATTAAGGCAATGTTAACCTTGACTGCTTACAGTATATGGTGTTTGTGGTTTTGCTTCTCATGCTGGAGGCTGCATTAACTGTTGATGTATTTGTGAATCAGGACTGGGAGAAGGTATTGTtgtctataaaaaataatttcaataatgtttttgttaattcaatgcttttatattttaaagtctTCTCTTCCTGTGACATATTGAATCTGATCCATCTAAACGTGAAAATTGGAGTCAGGACTTCCCAAAGGACCCCTCTGGGAGTTTTGATCAGTTCAAGAATTTCATCAGATCAAATTACGAGATGTGCAAATGGGTA
The Vigna angularis cultivar LongXiaoDou No.4 chromosome 5, ASM1680809v1, whole genome shotgun sequence genome window above contains:
- the LOC108340092 gene encoding uncharacterized protein LOC108340092 codes for the protein MANVAILELSRNCAKTVEEIVKLERKIFPKHESLASFFHDELKKKNSGLLYLHVDGELAGYVMYSWPSSLYASITKLAVKEQYRGQGHGETLLKAAVEKCRTRKVSRIMLHVDPLRTPAVNLYKKYGFLVDTLIQGYYSSDRDAYRMYRDFDSS
- the LOC108338944 gene encoding tetraspanin-19 isoform X2; its protein translation is MVRVLRSCIQSILKLVNSVIGMAGLAMILYSAWMIRVWQREMGDLPFGHDSDDYPPPWFIYTFLGLGAVFCVVTCLGHVAAETANGCCLYLYMVFVVLLLMLEAALTVDVFVNQDWEKDFPKDPSGSFDQFKNFIRSNYEMCKWVGLFLVSVQGLSLLLAMILKALGPHQYYDSDDEYTPDRVPLLKNAPPQYVVVDPGYAHGNETWNRSNR
- the LOC108338944 gene encoding tetraspanin-19 isoform X1 — protein: MVRVLRSCIQSILKLVNSVIGMAGLAMILYSAWMIRVWQREMGDLPFGHDSDDYPPPWFIYTFLGLGAVFCVVTCLGHVAAETANGCCLYLYMVFVVLLLMLEAALTVDVFVNQDWEKDFPKDPSGSFDQFKNFIRSNYEMCKWVGLFLVSVQGLSLLLAMILKALGPHQYYDSDDEYTPDRVPLLKNAPPQYVVVDPGYAHGNETWNRVSGKSNR